From Methylomonas sp. EFPC3, a single genomic window includes:
- the rsmH gene encoding 16S rRNA (cytosine(1402)-N(4))-methyltransferase RsmH produces MPAHQTVLYAEALQQLAIKPDGLYLDCTFGRGGHSRGILAELSESGRLLALDRDADAIGSQEAESLRQDPRFELRHASFAELAEVTRRNGYAGKIDGILMDLGVSSPQLDIAERGFSFLRDGPLDMRMDTGRGLSATEYLASVDEPELVRILFEYGEERFAKRIARAIVGQRLQAPVTTTLELARLIEQSVPFRDKHKHPATRSFQAIRIEINQELEQIKAGLQQALEVLAPGGRLVVISFHSLEDRIVKRFIRDQSGAKTDPGRLPVRERDIEQGQLRKIGKSIRAQAQELRDNPRARSAVMRVAEKR; encoded by the coding sequence ATGCCGGCACACCAAACCGTTTTATACGCGGAAGCGCTCCAGCAACTCGCGATAAAACCGGACGGCCTCTATCTGGATTGCACTTTCGGTCGGGGCGGCCATAGTCGTGGCATTTTGGCCGAGCTGAGCGAATCGGGCCGGTTGTTGGCACTGGATAGAGACGCGGATGCGATTGGCAGTCAAGAGGCAGAGAGTTTACGTCAGGACCCCAGATTCGAATTACGCCATGCCAGTTTTGCCGAATTGGCGGAAGTAACGAGACGTAACGGATACGCCGGCAAGATCGACGGCATATTGATGGACTTGGGCGTATCGTCGCCGCAACTGGATATTGCCGAACGCGGCTTCAGTTTTTTACGCGACGGACCGCTGGATATGCGTATGGACACCGGACGCGGACTGTCGGCTACCGAGTACCTGGCTAGCGTTGACGAACCGGAATTGGTCCGGATTTTATTCGAATACGGCGAAGAACGGTTTGCCAAGCGCATCGCCCGGGCGATCGTCGGCCAGCGCCTACAGGCCCCGGTCACGACCACTCTGGAACTGGCGAGATTGATTGAACAAAGCGTGCCGTTTCGCGACAAGCACAAACATCCTGCCACACGCAGCTTTCAGGCGATCAGGATCGAAATCAATCAGGAGCTGGAACAGATCAAGGCAGGTTTGCAGCAAGCGCTGGAGGTACTGGCGCCGGGCGGACGGCTGGTAGTGATTTCGTTTCACTCTTTGGAAGACAGGATCGTCAAGCGGTTTATTCGGGACCAATCGGGGGCGAAAACCGATCCCGGCAGATTGCCGGTCAGAGAACGGGACATAGAACAAGGGCAATTACGCAAAATCGGTAAATCGATACGCGCCCAAGCGCAGGAATTGCGCGATAACCCCAGAGCGCGTAGCGCGGTAATGCGAGTCGCGGAGAAGCGTTGA
- the ftsL gene encoding cell division protein FtsL, translating to MIFARNILLTILVAVLLISGIAVIYSKYQSRLLFIEIQKKEKELDDYEVEWGRLQLELTTLTEENRVEVEARSRLMLTLPPQDKIIYIKP from the coding sequence ATGATATTTGCTCGAAACATCCTGCTGACAATACTGGTAGCGGTGTTGCTTATATCCGGCATCGCGGTGATTTACAGCAAATACCAATCGCGGCTGCTGTTTATCGAGATCCAAAAAAAGGAAAAGGAACTCGACGATTACGAAGTCGAATGGGGACGGTTACAGCTCGAATTGACGACGCTGACCGAAGAAAACCGAGTTGAAGTCGAGGCCAGGTCGCGATTGATGCTGACTTTGCCGCCGCAGGACAAAATAATTTACATCAAGCCGTAA
- a CDS encoding penicillin-binding protein 2, whose protein sequence is MRIFTGSAPAPRLNTDFPIRRKLLLSTMMLAMTALVGRAVYLQILDKDFLQDKGDMQHIGVVSVSAYRGQIKDRNGEPLAISTPVQSIWVNPRQLKDSEQDKLTPMARILGFPEKELRSLLKKEKDANKRFVYLRRQINPDIAEKVKDLEITGVYFEREFKRYYPAGAVSGHLLGFTNIDDIGQEGIEHGYEHILRGQPGKKRVIKDGKGQIIKDVENIEAAVPGRDLILTIDERLQYLAYRELQNAVIQNKAHSASLVVLDAKNGDVLASVSQPAFNPNNRKELSSNRYRNRAIVDSFEPGSTVKPFVIAAALDGGYIHPNVMIETHGVYHLGRNVVKDVHNYGTMDLTHVLQKSSNIAVTQIAMTMPPEYFWGVYNKLGFGTSAGVGFPGEASGSLLDYQGWHEFDQAILSFGYGVSTSILQLARAYTALADDGIIHSVTLLKRDEDPDAQRVFKPETARKVREMLEHVISKEGTAYQARVEGYRVAGKTGTVKKATAGGYADDKYLSVFVGMAPASNPRFIIAIVVDEPTSGQYYGGLVAAPAFSRVMAGALRVYGVEPDGMENMHLLLSKR, encoded by the coding sequence ATGCGAATTTTTACCGGTTCTGCCCCAGCACCGCGCCTTAATACCGATTTTCCGATACGGCGAAAACTGCTGTTGTCGACAATGATGCTGGCGATGACTGCCTTGGTTGGCCGCGCGGTTTATCTGCAAATCCTTGACAAGGATTTTTTACAGGATAAAGGCGACATGCAACACATCGGCGTCGTGTCGGTGTCGGCATACCGCGGCCAGATCAAGGACCGTAACGGCGAACCGTTGGCAATCAGTACCCCGGTGCAATCGATCTGGGTCAATCCACGGCAATTGAAAGACAGCGAACAGGACAAACTGACACCGATGGCGAGAATTCTCGGTTTCCCGGAAAAAGAGCTGCGCTCGCTGCTGAAAAAAGAAAAAGACGCCAACAAGCGCTTCGTCTATTTGCGCCGGCAGATCAATCCGGATATCGCCGAAAAAGTTAAAGATCTGGAAATCACCGGTGTCTATTTCGAGCGCGAATTCAAGCGGTATTACCCTGCCGGGGCAGTCTCCGGCCATTTGCTGGGCTTTACCAATATCGACGATATCGGCCAGGAAGGCATCGAACACGGTTACGAACATATATTGCGCGGCCAACCGGGCAAAAAACGGGTGATCAAAGACGGCAAAGGCCAGATCATCAAAGACGTAGAAAACATCGAAGCAGCGGTGCCGGGCCGCGACCTGATTCTGACGATAGACGAGCGCTTGCAATACCTGGCTTACCGGGAATTACAAAACGCAGTAATCCAGAACAAGGCGCATTCGGCTTCGCTGGTGGTATTGGATGCCAAAAACGGCGACGTATTGGCCAGCGTCAGCCAGCCGGCGTTCAACCCGAACAACCGGAAAGAACTGAGCAGCAACCGTTACCGCAACCGGGCCATCGTCGACAGTTTCGAACCCGGCTCGACCGTAAAGCCGTTCGTGATCGCGGCGGCGCTGGACGGCGGCTATATCCATCCGAATGTGATGATCGAGACCCACGGCGTTTACCACCTGGGCCGCAACGTGGTCAAAGACGTGCATAACTACGGCACGATGGATTTGACCCACGTGTTGCAAAAATCCAGCAACATCGCGGTGACCCAGATCGCGATGACCATGCCGCCGGAGTATTTCTGGGGGGTTTACAACAAACTGGGCTTCGGCACCTCGGCCGGCGTCGGCTTCCCCGGCGAGGCCAGCGGCTCGTTGCTCGACTATCAAGGCTGGCACGAATTCGACCAAGCGATTTTATCGTTCGGTTACGGGGTATCCACCTCGATTTTACAACTGGCCAGGGCCTATACCGCCTTGGCCGACGACGGCATCATTCATTCGGTGACCCTATTGAAGCGCGACGAAGATCCGGACGCACAACGGGTGTTTAAGCCGGAAACAGCCAGAAAAGTCCGGGAAATGCTGGAGCACGTGATCAGCAAGGAAGGCACGGCGTATCAAGCCAGAGTCGAAGGTTACCGGGTGGCCGGCAAAACCGGCACCGTGAAAAAAGCCACCGCCGGCGGTTACGCCGACGACAAATATTTATCGGTATTCGTCGGCATGGCGCCGGCCAGTAACCCGCGATTTATTATCGCGATCGTGGTCGACGAGCCGACCAGCGGCCAATATTACGGCGGTTTGGTTGCCGCACCGGCCTTCTCGCGGGTCATGGCCGGAGCATTACGAGTTTACGGCGTCGAGCCGGACGGCATGGAAAACATGCACTTACTGTTGAGCAAACGATGA